The proteins below are encoded in one region of Apium graveolens cultivar Ventura chromosome 4, ASM990537v1, whole genome shotgun sequence:
- the LOC141719021 gene encoding uncharacterized protein LOC141719021 isoform X3 yields MAAEKRVAEEAAKKKAADGGATPNPSGETEERPEAERVTPLRQAPAASDRDDEDEPVVVREGNPSKRTRSREGIVQSYLPGWDVLTSDHTVYPARQSTKEVASDLCHGLQLPADLPTFALASPTEACTELLSFLSLAAPWAAAVEDKIRDMETQMAEVKELERRATAADEELVRVKTKNDVLDGQATVLKGDKAKLEEDLAKVNRRISHRNVQLKKSRKELRKKQK; encoded by the exons ATGGCGGCCGAAAAGAGGGTCGCAGAAGAGGCGGCGAAGAAGAAAGCTGCTGATGGAGGGGCCACGCCGAATCCTTCCGGGGAGACAGAGGAGAGACCCGAGGCGGAGAGGGTCACGCCGCTTCGTCAGGCTCCAGCGGCCTCTGATAGAGATGATGAGGACGAGCCGGTGGTTGTGAGGGAAGGGAACCCTTCCAAGAGGACCCGAAGCCGGGAGGGGATCGTTCAGTCTTATCTCCCTGGCTGGGACGTGTTGACGTCTGATCATACTGTCTACCCGGCGAGGCAGTCTACGAAGGAGGTGGCTTCAGACCTGTGCCACGGCCTCCAGCTCCCGGCCGATCTGCCGACCTTTGCTTTGGCTTCTCCGACCGAGGCTTGCactgagcttctgtcctttttatCCCTG GCTGCTCCTTGGGCTGCGGCCGTGGAGGACAAAATTCGGGATATGGAGACTCAGATGGCCGAGGTGAAGGAGCTGGAGAGGAGGGCCACGGCGGCCGATGAGGAACTTGTAAGGGTGAAAACCAAGAACGATGTCCTGGACGGCCAGGCCACCGTGCTGAAGGGGGATAAGGCTAAGCTGGAGGAGGACCTTGCGAAGGTGAACCGGAGGATCTCCCACCGGAACGTCCAGCTGAAGAAGTCCCGCAAGGAGCTTCGGAAGAAGCAAAAATAG
- the LOC141719021 gene encoding uncharacterized protein LOC141719021 isoform X1 yields the protein MHFAFVYVSVSSREALIERKKAMAAEKRVAEEAAKKKAADGGATPNPSGETEERPEAERVTPLRQAPAASDRDDEDEPVVVREGNPSKRTRSREGIVQSYLPGWDVLTSDHTVYPARQSTKEVASDLCHGLQLPADLPTFALASPTEACTELLSFLSLAAPWAAAVEDKIRDMETQMAEVKELERRATAADEELVRVKTKNDVLDGQATVLKGDKAKLEEDLAKVNRRISHRNVQLKKSRKELRKKQK from the exons ATGCATTTTGCCTTTGTTTATGTTTCAGTGTCTTCCAGGGAGGCCCTGATTGAAAGAAAGAAGGCTATGGCGGCCGAAAAGAGGGTCGCAGAAGAGGCGGCGAAGAAGAAAGCTGCTGATGGAGGGGCCACGCCGAATCCTTCCGGGGAGACAGAGGAGAGACCCGAGGCGGAGAGGGTCACGCCGCTTCGTCAGGCTCCAGCGGCCTCTGATAGAGATGATGAGGACGAGCCGGTGGTTGTGAGGGAAGGGAACCCTTCCAAGAGGACCCGAAGCCGGGAGGGGATCGTTCAGTCTTATCTCCCTGGCTGGGACGTGTTGACGTCTGATCATACTGTCTACCCGGCGAGGCAGTCTACGAAGGAGGTGGCTTCAGACCTGTGCCACGGCCTCCAGCTCCCGGCCGATCTGCCGACCTTTGCTTTGGCTTCTCCGACCGAGGCTTGCactgagcttctgtcctttttatCCCTG GCTGCTCCTTGGGCTGCGGCCGTGGAGGACAAAATTCGGGATATGGAGACTCAGATGGCCGAGGTGAAGGAGCTGGAGAGGAGGGCCACGGCGGCCGATGAGGAACTTGTAAGGGTGAAAACCAAGAACGATGTCCTGGACGGCCAGGCCACCGTGCTGAAGGGGGATAAGGCTAAGCTGGAGGAGGACCTTGCGAAGGTGAACCGGAGGATCTCCCACCGGAACGTCCAGCTGAAGAAGTCCCGCAAGGAGCTTCGGAAGAAGCAAAAATAG
- the LOC141719021 gene encoding uncharacterized protein LOC141719021 isoform X2, translated as MSSREALIERKKAMAAEKRVAEEAAKKKAADGGATPNPSGETEERPEAERVTPLRQAPAASDRDDEDEPVVVREGNPSKRTRSREGIVQSYLPGWDVLTSDHTVYPARQSTKEVASDLCHGLQLPADLPTFALASPTEACTELLSFLSLAAPWAAAVEDKIRDMETQMAEVKELERRATAADEELVRVKTKNDVLDGQATVLKGDKAKLEEDLAKVNRRISHRNVQLKKSRKELRKKQK; from the exons A TGTCTTCCAGGGAGGCCCTGATTGAAAGAAAGAAGGCTATGGCGGCCGAAAAGAGGGTCGCAGAAGAGGCGGCGAAGAAGAAAGCTGCTGATGGAGGGGCCACGCCGAATCCTTCCGGGGAGACAGAGGAGAGACCCGAGGCGGAGAGGGTCACGCCGCTTCGTCAGGCTCCAGCGGCCTCTGATAGAGATGATGAGGACGAGCCGGTGGTTGTGAGGGAAGGGAACCCTTCCAAGAGGACCCGAAGCCGGGAGGGGATCGTTCAGTCTTATCTCCCTGGCTGGGACGTGTTGACGTCTGATCATACTGTCTACCCGGCGAGGCAGTCTACGAAGGAGGTGGCTTCAGACCTGTGCCACGGCCTCCAGCTCCCGGCCGATCTGCCGACCTTTGCTTTGGCTTCTCCGACCGAGGCTTGCactgagcttctgtcctttttatCCCTG GCTGCTCCTTGGGCTGCGGCCGTGGAGGACAAAATTCGGGATATGGAGACTCAGATGGCCGAGGTGAAGGAGCTGGAGAGGAGGGCCACGGCGGCCGATGAGGAACTTGTAAGGGTGAAAACCAAGAACGATGTCCTGGACGGCCAGGCCACCGTGCTGAAGGGGGATAAGGCTAAGCTGGAGGAGGACCTTGCGAAGGTGAACCGGAGGATCTCCCACCGGAACGTCCAGCTGAAGAAGTCCCGCAAGGAGCTTCGGAAGAAGCAAAAATAG
- the LOC141719020 gene encoding L-ascorbate oxidase homolog translates to MSQAASIQLIFVLVVGILSVLKAEDPYKYYTWTVTYGTASPLGAPQQVILINGQFPGPRLDVVTNDNIILNLFNKLDEPFLLTWNGIKQRKNSWQDGVLGTNCPIPPNSNFTYKFQPKDQIGGYTYFPSTAMHKAAGGFGALNVYSRPRIPIPYPTPAADFSLLIGDWHKGNHKGLRQYLDSGKSLTFPDGVLINGQTQSSYSGDQGKTYMFRISNVGLSATLNFRIQGHMMKLVEVEGSHTVQNMYDSLDVHVGQSVTVLVTLDQQPKDYYIVASTRFTSRVLTGTAVLHYSNSRTPVSGPVPGGPTYQIHWSMQQARTYRWNLTANAARPNPQGSFHYGTIKPAKTIVLTNSAPLINGKQRYAVNRVSYINADTPLKLADYFNIPGVFSTNSIQSVPSEGPAYIATAVMPASHHDFIEVVFQNNEQNMQSWHLDGYDFWAIGYGSGKWTEASRKGYNLVDALTRHTVQVYPNSWSAIYVSLDNQGMWNMRSATWERQYLGQQFYLRVYNSVQNLANEYGIPSNAILCGKALARHI, encoded by the exons ATGTCCCAAGCTGCTTCTATTCAGCTGATATTTGTACTAGTTGTTGGTATTTTGAGTGTTTTGAAAGCAGAGGATCCCTATAAGTACTATACATGGACTGTTACTTATGGAACTGCTTCTCCTCTTGGCGCTCCTCAACAG GTCATTTTGATCAATGGACAATTTCCTGGACCTAGACTTGATGTTGTTACTAATGACAACATTATTCTTAATCTTTTCAACAAGCTGGATGAGCCCTTTCTTCTAACATG GAATGGAATTAAACAGAGAAAAAACTCTTGGCAAGATGGAGTTTTGGGGACGAATTGCCCTATCCCTCCAAATTCTAATTTTACGTACAAGTTTCAACCAAAAGATCAAATTGGAGGATACACATACTTCCCATCTACTGCAATGCACAAAGCTGCTGGAGGATTTGGGGCACTAAATGTCTATTCAAGACCTAGAATTCCAATCCCCTATCCCACACCAGCTGCAGATTTTAGTTTACTTATTGGTGACTGGCACAAGGGTAACCACAAG GGTTTAAGACAATATCTCGATTCTGGAAAGTCTTTAACATTTCCTGACGGTGTTCTTATCAACGGACAAACACAGTCTTCCTACAGCGGTGATCAAG GTAAAACATACATGTTTAGGATTTCAAATGTGGGATTGTCAGCCACCTTGAACTTCAGGATTCAGGGACACATGATGAAGCTGGTCGAAGTTGAAGGATCTCACACTGTTCAAAATATGTATGATTCTCTTGATGTGCATGTTGGCCAATCCGTCACCGTGCTAGTTACTCTAGATCAGCAACCAAAAGATTACTATATTGTTGCATCAACACGATTTACAAGCCGTGTTCTCACAGGCACTGCAGTACTACACTACAGTAACTCCCGTACCCCTGTATCTGGACCAGTACCTGGCGGTCCAACTTATCAGATTCACTGGTCTATGCAACAGGCCAGAACCTACAG ATGGAATTTGACAGCAAATGCAGCCAGACCCAATCCTCAGGGTTCTTTCCATTATGGAACTATCAAGCCAGCAAAAACAATTGTTTTGACAAATTCAGCTCCTCTAATAAACGGCAAGCAAAGATATGCCGTCAACAGAGTCTCCTATATTAATGCTGATACCCCTTTAAAACTCGCTGATTACTTCAACATCCCTGGAGTGTTCAGTACGAATTCCATACAAAGTGTTCCTTCTGAAGGTCCTGCGTACATTGCTACAGCAGTTATGCCTGCCTCCCACCATGATTTCATTGAAGTTGTCTTTCAGAACAATGAGCAAAACATGCAATCTTGGCATCTTGATGGCTATGATTTCTGGGCCATCGG TTACGGATCTGGAAAATGGACAGAAGCTAGTAGAAAGGGCTACAATCTAGTTGATGCTCTTACCAGACATACTGTTCAA GTATATCCCAACTCTTGGAGTGCTATATATGTTTCTTTGGACAACCAAGGCATGTGGAATATGAGGTCTGCTACATGGGAAAGGCAATACCTCGGGCAACAATTCTATCTTAGAGTTTACAACTCAGTTCAAAATCTTGCGAACGAGTACGGCATTCCATCAAATGCTATACTTTGTGGAAAAGCTCTTGCTCGTCATATATAG